A genomic stretch from Erwinia sp. E_sp_B01_1 includes:
- the purK gene encoding 5-(carboxyamino)imidazole ribonucleotide synthase — translation MKPVCVLGNGQLGRMLRQAGEPLGIAVYPVGLDADPEALPVQQSVITAEIERWPETALTRELATHSAFVNRDIFPRLADRLTQKQLLDQLGLATAPWQLLADAAEWPQVFSDLGELAIVKRRTGGYDGRGQWRLRANETDALPADCYGECIVEQGINFSGEVSLVGARAHDGSTVFYPLTHNLHQDGILRTSVVLPEPDAALQKQAESMLSAIMHELKYVGVMAMECFVVPEGLLINELAPRVHNSGHWTQNGASISQFELHLRAILDLPLPRPVVSTPSVMVNLIGTAVNLDWLNEPLVHLHWYEKEVRPGRKVGHLNLSDVSKTSLQAALKALVPQLPADYASGIAWAVEKLDV, via the coding sequence ATGAAGCCGGTTTGCGTATTAGGAAATGGTCAGCTTGGCCGCATGCTGCGCCAGGCCGGTGAGCCGCTGGGCATTGCCGTCTACCCTGTCGGACTGGATGCCGACCCCGAAGCACTGCCTGTTCAGCAAAGCGTGATCACCGCTGAAATTGAGCGCTGGCCGGAAACGGCTCTGACGCGCGAGCTGGCAACCCACAGCGCCTTTGTGAACCGCGATATCTTTCCCCGCCTGGCCGATCGTTTGACACAAAAGCAGCTGCTGGACCAGCTTGGTCTTGCTACCGCGCCGTGGCAGCTGCTGGCGGATGCCGCAGAGTGGCCTCAGGTGTTCTCAGATCTGGGCGAACTGGCTATCGTCAAGCGCCGCACGGGCGGTTACGACGGCCGTGGTCAGTGGCGCCTGCGGGCGAATGAAACAGATGCTCTGCCTGCCGACTGCTACGGTGAGTGCATTGTTGAGCAGGGCATTAACTTTTCTGGAGAAGTTTCTCTGGTTGGCGCCCGTGCCCATGACGGCAGCACTGTATTTTATCCCCTGACGCACAACCTCCATCAGGATGGCATTTTACGCACCAGCGTGGTGTTGCCTGAGCCAGACGCCGCTCTGCAAAAGCAGGCCGAATCGATGCTCTCAGCCATTATGCATGAGCTGAAGTATGTCGGTGTTATGGCGATGGAGTGCTTTGTGGTACCGGAAGGCCTGCTGATTAATGAACTGGCTCCCCGGGTGCACAACAGCGGCCACTGGACGCAGAACGGGGCTTCGATCAGCCAGTTCGAGCTGCATCTGCGCGCTATTCTGGATTTGCCACTGCCCCGGCCTGTGGTCAGCACCCCTTCAGTAATGGTTAACCTGATTGGGACGGCGGTAAACCTGGACTGGCTTAATGAGCCGCTGGTGCATCTGCACTGGTATGAGAAAGAAGTGCGGCCAGGGCGCAAAGTTGGCCACCTTAACCTCTCTGATGTCAGTAAAACGTCATTGCAGGCGGCCCTTAAGGCGCTGGTCCCGCAATTGCCTGCGGACTATGCCAGCGGCATTGCCTGGGCAGTGGAAAAACTGGACGTTTAA
- the purE gene encoding 5-(carboxyamino)imidazole ribonucleotide mutase has product MSSNAAPARIAIVMGSKSDWATMQFAAEILTALAVPFECEVVSAHRTPDKLFSFAEQAADNGIQVIIAGAGGAAHLPGMLAAKTLVPVLGVPVQSAALSGVDSLYSIVQMPRGIPVGTLAIGKAGAANAALLAAQILAIHDKDLSSRLANWRQAQTDEVLNNPDPREEA; this is encoded by the coding sequence ATGTCTTCCAACGCCGCACCGGCCCGCATTGCTATTGTTATGGGTTCCAAAAGTGACTGGGCAACCATGCAATTTGCCGCGGAGATACTTACTGCCCTGGCTGTCCCATTCGAGTGCGAAGTGGTCTCGGCCCACCGCACGCCGGACAAGCTGTTCAGCTTTGCCGAACAGGCGGCGGATAACGGCATTCAGGTCATTATTGCTGGCGCAGGCGGCGCGGCTCATCTTCCGGGAATGCTGGCAGCGAAAACCCTGGTGCCGGTGCTGGGCGTACCGGTGCAAAGCGCAGCGCTGAGCGGTGTCGACAGCCTTTACTCCATCGTACAGATGCCACGCGGTATTCCGGTTGGCACCCTGGCGATTGGCAAAGCCGGCGCAGCCAATGCTGCCCTGCTGGCGGCGCAGATCCTGGCGATCCACGATAAAGATCTCTCTTCCCGTCTGGCCAACTGGCGTCAGGCCCAGACTGACGAAGTGCTGAACAACCCGGATCCGCGGGAGGAAGCATGA
- the lpxH gene encoding UDP-2,3-diacylglucosamine diphosphatase gives MPHTLFIADLHLCEEEPAITAGFLAFLRREAPQADALYILGDLFEAWIGDDDPDPLHAEIASALKALQQQGVPCYFIHGNRDFLIGKRFAAASGMTLLPEEQVPELYGKRILIMHGDTLCTDDQGYQRFRRKVHQPWLQKVFLALPLFVRQRIAAKMRAGSKQANSSKDLRIMDVNAEAVTQAMARHQVRYLIHGHTHRPAVHALDINGQPAERLVLGAWHSEGSMIRVSPSETTLISFPF, from the coding sequence ATGCCTCATACGCTGTTTATCGCAGATCTCCATCTGTGTGAAGAAGAACCGGCAATCACTGCCGGTTTTCTTGCTTTTTTACGGCGTGAAGCGCCTCAGGCGGATGCGCTCTATATCCTTGGCGACCTGTTTGAAGCCTGGATCGGCGATGACGATCCTGATCCGCTTCACGCTGAGATTGCCTCCGCGCTGAAAGCGCTTCAGCAACAGGGCGTGCCCTGCTATTTCATTCACGGTAACCGTGATTTTCTGATCGGTAAACGCTTTGCTGCAGCAAGCGGAATGACCCTGCTTCCTGAGGAGCAGGTGCCTGAGCTTTATGGCAAGCGGATCCTGATAATGCACGGTGACACGCTGTGTACTGACGATCAGGGCTATCAGCGTTTTCGTCGCAAGGTTCACCAACCCTGGCTGCAAAAAGTATTTCTGGCCCTGCCTCTATTTGTGCGTCAGCGAATTGCTGCAAAAATGCGTGCAGGCAGCAAACAGGCTAACAGCAGCAAAGATCTGCGCATCATGGACGTCAATGCTGAAGCAGTCACACAAGCCATGGCGCGTCATCAGGTCCGGTATCTGATCCACGGCCATACCCATCGCCCTGCTGTCCACGCGCTGGACATTAATGGTCAGCCTGCTGAACGGCTGGTGCTGGGTGCCTGGCACAGCGAAGGCTCGATGATTCGGGTCAGCCCCAGTGAAACTACCCTGATCTCTTTCCCCTTCTGA
- the ppiB gene encoding peptidylprolyl isomerase B: MVTFQTNHGDIVIKTFDDKAPATVANFLDYCREGFYDNTIFHRVINGFMVQGGGFEPGMKQKDTKAEIQNEASNGLKNTKGTLAMARTQAPHSATAQFFINVADNDFLNFRDESLQGWGYCVFAEVVEGMDVVEKIKAVSTGRSGMHQDVPKEDVVIQKVTVSE; encoded by the coding sequence ATGGTCACTTTCCAGACAAATCATGGCGATATCGTCATCAAAACTTTCGACGATAAAGCGCCGGCCACCGTTGCCAACTTCCTGGATTACTGCCGTGAAGGTTTTTACGACAACACAATCTTCCACCGCGTTATCAACGGCTTTATGGTTCAGGGCGGCGGCTTTGAACCCGGCATGAAGCAGAAAGATACCAAAGCAGAAATCCAGAACGAAGCCAGCAACGGTCTGAAAAACACCAAGGGTACGCTGGCGATGGCCCGTACTCAGGCACCTCACTCCGCTACTGCCCAGTTCTTTATTAACGTGGCAGACAACGACTTCCTGAACTTCCGTGACGAAAGCCTGCAGGGCTGGGGTTACTGCGTGTTCGCTGAAGTGGTTGAAGGCATGGACGTGGTTGAGAAAATCAAAGCGGTTTCTACTGGCCGTAGCGGTATGCATCAGGACGTGCCAAAAGAAGACGTTGTGATCCAGAAAGTCACCGTCAGCGAATAA
- the cysS gene encoding cysteine--tRNA ligase: protein MLKIFNTLSRQKEEFKPIHAGQIGMYVCGITVYDLCHIGHGRTFVAFDVVARYLRYLGYSLKYVRNITDIDDKIIKRANENGETVEELTNRMIAEMHKDFAALNILPPDQEPRATRHISEIIEIVSKLIDRDHAYVASNGDVMFSVSSDPDYGLLSRQDLDQLQAGARVEVEADVKRNPMDFVLWKMSKADEPSWPSPWGAGRPGWHIECSAMNCKQLGDHFDIHGGGSDLMFPHHENEIAQSSCAHDGPYVNYWMHSGMVMVDREKMSKSLDNFFTVRDVLEHFDAETVRYFLMSGHYRSQLNYAEDNLKQARSALERLYTAIRNTDTSVEAAGGEEFETRFREAMNDDFNTPEAYSALFDLAREVNRLKAEDMAAANGLAAKLRQLAGVLGLLEQDPELFLQNGAKTNDDEVAEIEALIRLRLDARRDKNWAQADMARDRLVAMGIVLEDGPQGTSWRRK, encoded by the coding sequence ATGCTAAAGATTTTCAATACCCTGAGTCGTCAAAAAGAGGAATTTAAACCTATTCATGCCGGTCAGATCGGCATGTACGTGTGCGGCATTACCGTTTACGACCTGTGTCACATTGGACACGGCAGAACTTTTGTGGCCTTTGATGTGGTAGCCCGCTACCTGCGTTATCTCGGATACTCGCTGAAATACGTCCGCAACATCACCGATATCGACGACAAAATTATCAAGCGCGCCAACGAAAACGGCGAGACGGTTGAAGAGCTGACCAACCGGATGATCGCCGAAATGCATAAAGATTTTGCCGCGCTCAATATCTTACCGCCAGACCAGGAGCCACGCGCCACGCGCCACATCAGCGAGATCATTGAGATCGTCAGCAAACTGATCGATCGCGATCACGCTTATGTAGCCAGCAATGGCGATGTGATGTTCTCCGTCAGCAGCGATCCTGATTATGGTCTGCTGTCACGCCAGGATCTGGATCAGTTGCAGGCCGGCGCGCGGGTGGAAGTTGAAGCCGATGTGAAGCGTAATCCGATGGATTTCGTGTTGTGGAAAATGTCCAAAGCCGATGAGCCAAGCTGGCCTTCCCCCTGGGGAGCGGGTCGCCCTGGCTGGCATATTGAGTGTTCGGCCATGAACTGCAAACAGCTGGGCGATCACTTTGATATCCACGGCGGCGGATCGGATTTGATGTTCCCTCACCACGAAAATGAGATTGCTCAGTCTTCCTGTGCCCACGATGGCCCCTACGTGAACTACTGGATGCACTCCGGGATGGTGATGGTTGATCGCGAGAAGATGTCCAAATCGCTGGATAATTTCTTTACCGTCCGCGACGTGCTGGAGCATTTTGATGCGGAAACCGTTCGCTACTTCCTGATGTCCGGCCATTATCGCAGCCAGCTTAACTACGCTGAAGATAACCTGAAGCAGGCCCGTTCAGCGCTGGAGCGTCTCTATACGGCAATACGTAACACCGATACCTCCGTTGAGGCGGCGGGTGGTGAGGAGTTCGAAACACGCTTCCGTGAAGCGATGAATGATGACTTCAACACGCCTGAAGCTTACTCCGCGCTGTTTGACCTGGCGCGTGAGGTGAACCGCCTGAAGGCAGAGGATATGGCGGCAGCCAACGGCCTCGCGGCTAAACTTCGTCAGCTTGCTGGCGTGCTCGGCCTTCTTGAGCAGGATCCTGAGCTGTTCCTGCAAAATGGTGCGAAGACCAACGATGATGAAGTGGCAGAAATCGAAGCCCTGATCAGACTGCGTCTTGATGCCCGCAGGGATAAAAACTGGGCGCAGGCTGATATGGCCCGCGACAGGCTGGTAGCTATGGGTATCGTTCTGGAAGATGGCCCGCAGGGAACCAGCTGGCGCCGTAAGTAA
- a CDS encoding AAA family ATPase, which produces MTIRQLSLSGFRSVREVTLELSQLNVISGPNGCGKSNLYKAVRLLHEAASGRLSAALAEEGGIQKTMWAGAPKRGESRRNGKRMVLGVEMDDYEYQLEIGFPEPLISLFNLDPLVKAENIWLSGQRQRPSSRLLERKNQAAFLNNIDGERIAYPSSLHEEESVFSQLSDPHLYPEVSQVRENLSKWRFYHEFAVWPGSPIRVPQVGIRAPVLAHDGHNLAAAFETIRERGHTELLFSVLTEAFPGSEFFVEAQGGRFQMLMQRQGILRPLEVAELSDGTLRFLCLVVALLSPRPPTFMAINEPENSLHPDLLPALALLIAEASRYSQIWVTSHSPALAEQIGRHCDLRHYQLSQREGETVVL; this is translated from the coding sequence ATGACTATCCGTCAACTCTCGCTGTCTGGCTTCCGTTCTGTCCGCGAAGTCACTCTGGAGCTGTCACAGCTCAATGTTATCAGCGGCCCCAACGGCTGTGGCAAATCCAACCTGTATAAAGCGGTGCGTCTGCTGCATGAAGCGGCCAGCGGGCGATTGTCTGCCGCATTAGCGGAAGAGGGCGGGATCCAGAAAACGATGTGGGCGGGTGCGCCAAAGCGGGGGGAATCCCGGCGGAACGGCAAACGTATGGTGCTGGGCGTGGAGATGGATGACTATGAGTATCAGCTGGAGATTGGTTTCCCTGAGCCGCTGATCAGCCTGTTCAATCTGGATCCGCTGGTGAAAGCCGAAAACATCTGGCTCAGCGGACAGCGGCAGCGACCCTCTTCACGGCTGCTGGAGCGGAAAAATCAGGCGGCCTTTCTTAACAATATAGACGGTGAGCGCATTGCTTATCCCTCTTCGCTGCATGAGGAAGAGTCCGTCTTCTCACAGCTCTCCGATCCTCACCTTTATCCGGAAGTCTCCCAGGTCCGTGAAAATCTTAGCAAGTGGCGCTTCTACCACGAATTCGCAGTCTGGCCTGGCTCACCCATCCGTGTGCCACAGGTAGGCATTCGTGCGCCCGTACTGGCGCATGATGGTCATAACCTCGCGGCAGCTTTTGAAACAATCCGCGAGCGTGGGCACACCGAACTGCTCTTTTCAGTGCTGACGGAGGCTTTTCCGGGCAGTGAATTTTTTGTTGAAGCCCAGGGAGGACGTTTCCAGATGCTGATGCAACGCCAGGGGATCTTAAGGCCGCTGGAAGTCGCCGAACTGTCGGATGGCACGCTGCGTTTTTTATGTCTGGTGGTGGCGCTCCTGAGTCCAAGGCCGCCCACTTTTATGGCGATCAACGAACCTGAAAACAGCCTGCATCCTGATTTACTGCCTGCGCTGGCATTACTGATCGCCGAAGCAAGCCGCTACAGCCAGATTTGGGTCACCAGCCACTCGCCAGCATTGGCAGAACAAATCGGCCGGCATTGTGACCTTCGGCATTATCAGCTTTCACAAAGGGAAGGGGAAACTGTGGTGCTGTAG
- the ybcJ gene encoding ribosome-associated protein YbcJ produces MATFSLGKHPHVDLCDLLKLEGLVESGARAKLLIAEGLVTVDGVVETRKRCKIVSGQTVVFEGNSISVVA; encoded by the coding sequence ATGGCAACGTTTTCTTTAGGTAAACATCCGCACGTCGACCTGTGCGATCTGCTGAAGCTGGAAGGTTTAGTGGAAAGCGGCGCAAGAGCAAAGTTGCTGATAGCGGAAGGCCTGGTTACCGTTGATGGCGTGGTGGAGACCCGCAAGCGCTGCAAGATAGTCAGCGGTCAGACCGTGGTATTTGAAGGCAACAGCATCTCCGTTGTAGCCTGA
- the folD gene encoding bifunctional methylenetetrahydrofolate dehydrogenase/methenyltetrahydrofolate cyclohydrolase FolD, which translates to MVAKIIDGKTIAQQVRQEVAAKVQQRVEAGKRAPGLAVVLVGENPASQIYVGSKRRACEEVGFLSRSYDLPASTSEAELLELIDKLNNDGDIDGILVQLPLPAGIDNVKVLESISPAKDVDGFHPYNVGRLCQRAPKLRPCTPRGIVTLLERYNIDTFGMNAVVVGASNIVGRPMSMELLLAGCTTTVTHRFTKDLRHHVEHADLLIVAVGKPGFIPGDWIKPGAVVIDVGINRLESGKVVGDVDFAAASERASYITPVPGGVGPMTVATLIQNTLYACEHFHDGAVK; encoded by the coding sequence ATGGTAGCAAAAATTATTGACGGTAAAACGATTGCGCAGCAGGTGCGACAAGAGGTTGCGGCTAAAGTGCAGCAGCGTGTCGAAGCTGGTAAGCGTGCCCCTGGGCTGGCAGTTGTTCTGGTCGGTGAGAACCCGGCTTCGCAGATTTATGTCGGCAGCAAGCGCCGCGCTTGTGAAGAGGTAGGTTTTCTTTCCCGCTCTTACGATCTGCCCGCCTCCACCAGCGAAGCGGAGTTGCTTGAGCTGATCGACAAGCTGAATAACGACGGCGACATTGATGGGATTTTGGTGCAGCTGCCGTTACCGGCTGGCATCGATAACGTTAAAGTGCTGGAAAGTATTTCACCTGCAAAAGACGTGGACGGTTTCCATCCTTATAACGTTGGCCGTCTGTGTCAGCGCGCGCCTAAATTGCGTCCGTGCACGCCCCGGGGCATTGTCACGCTGCTCGAGCGTTATAACATTGATACTTTTGGCATGAATGCCGTGGTGGTTGGCGCGTCCAACATCGTGGGTCGTCCAATGAGTATGGAACTGCTGCTGGCTGGCTGTACTACTACCGTGACTCACCGCTTTACGAAAGATCTGCGCCATCATGTGGAACATGCCGATCTGTTGATTGTTGCCGTGGGCAAACCGGGTTTTATTCCCGGAGACTGGATTAAACCAGGCGCTGTAGTGATCGATGTGGGCATCAATCGCCTGGAAAGCGGCAAAGTGGTTGGCGATGTTGATTTTGCCGCTGCCTCAGAGCGCGCGTCTTACATAACCCCAGTACCAGGCGGCGTGGGTCCGATGACAGTGGCTACACTGATTCAGAATACCCTGTACGCCTGCGAACATTTTCATGATGGAGCAGTAAAATAA
- a CDS encoding site-specific integrase, with protein MALKQRYGNWYCDFVEPGGKRVRRCLETTDRKQAQELYDRLRAESWRVNKLGEIPEHTFDEACLRWLTEKDHKRSLDDDRTKIEYFLGHFSGMNLSAISEEKVIASVSGMVNRNHLHRWETMRDAALRKGKPVPAYKAKPLAAATRSQYLSLIRSMLRIAADEWKWLRQAPVIKARKPVSKRIRWLTRDEARVLIDCMPESIKPIVIFALSTGLRRSNIIDLEWSQVDMQRKVAWIHPENAKAGKAIGVALNDTACKVLREQIGKHGRFVFVHTRASYRADGSKTPDVRKMRVDDNSGWRIGLKKAGITDFRFHDLRHTWASWLVQAGVPLSALQEMGGWESIEMVRRYAHMSPNHLTEHARKIDDMIGTNDTNLTLLENEGEKKKA; from the coding sequence ATGGCGCTCAAACAACGTTACGGCAATTGGTACTGCGACTTCGTCGAACCGGGTGGCAAAAGAGTTAGGCGCTGCCTTGAGACGACAGACAGGAAGCAAGCGCAGGAACTCTATGACCGGCTGAGAGCGGAATCATGGCGGGTGAACAAGCTTGGAGAGATTCCGGAGCACACCTTCGACGAAGCCTGTCTCAGGTGGCTCACAGAGAAGGACCATAAGCGGTCACTGGATGATGACCGAACGAAGATTGAATATTTTCTCGGTCACTTTTCAGGGATGAACCTTTCGGCTATTTCAGAGGAGAAGGTGATCGCATCAGTCTCGGGCATGGTGAACCGCAACCATCTTCACCGGTGGGAAACTATGCGAGACGCAGCATTAAGGAAGGGAAAGCCAGTGCCAGCCTACAAAGCTAAACCTTTGGCGGCCGCAACACGGAGCCAGTATCTGTCTTTGATAAGAAGCATGCTGAGGATTGCAGCTGATGAATGGAAGTGGCTGAGGCAGGCGCCAGTCATTAAGGCAAGGAAGCCTGTCAGCAAAAGGATTCGCTGGCTGACCAGAGATGAGGCGAGGGTGTTGATCGACTGTATGCCGGAAAGCATTAAGCCCATCGTAATTTTCGCTCTGTCTACCGGCTTGCGTAGATCAAACATCATCGACCTGGAATGGTCACAGGTCGATATGCAGAGAAAGGTTGCATGGATACATCCGGAAAACGCTAAAGCGGGCAAGGCTATCGGCGTGGCTCTGAATGATACCGCATGCAAGGTTCTTCGCGAACAGATTGGAAAACATGGTCGCTTTGTTTTTGTGCACACCAGGGCAAGTTATCGCGCTGACGGTTCAAAGACGCCTGATGTGAGAAAGATGAGAGTTGATGATAACTCTGGCTGGCGAATTGGATTAAAGAAAGCAGGTATAACTGATTTCAGGTTTCACGATTTGCGCCATACGTGGGCAAGCTGGTTAGTCCAGGCCGGGGTACCACTTTCAGCGCTGCAGGAAATGGGAGGTTGGGAATCGATTGAGATGGTGCGTCGTTATGCCCACATGTCGCCAAACCATCTGACCGAACACGCACGCAAAATCGATGACATGATTGGCACCAATGACACTAATCTGACACTTTTGGAAAATGAGGGAGAGAAGAAGAAAGCCTAA
- a CDS encoding DUF5405 family protein, with protein MSKVKSELDIKISENYVIEGGMSDFILYVFNTVQHGKTAGQLTKQRIGYYSKIEHLIRALINHDIRTGEAQTLQEIQQQITRISLQCEKAFAEVSA; from the coding sequence ATGAGTAAAGTTAAGAGTGAATTGGATATAAAAATTAGTGAAAACTACGTGATTGAAGGCGGGATGAGCGACTTCATTCTTTATGTTTTTAACACTGTTCAGCATGGGAAGACCGCCGGGCAGCTGACTAAGCAGCGCATCGGGTATTACTCAAAGATTGAGCATCTTATTCGCGCCCTGATTAACCACGACATCCGGACTGGTGAGGCCCAGACGCTGCAAGAAATTCAGCAGCAGATAACTCGCATCTCTTTGCAGTGTGAGAAAGCATTTGCGGAGGTATCAGCATGA
- a CDS encoding DUF551 domain-containing protein — MNNEEKQALEAEIKAIREGGVDLQSPRAAIYLEAMEYQLEAMKGKPDYFIHRVEVCDSYGPDVELRAYNNSLDASKSKDDHGGEVVEVFITPPASIPAPDGWVKCGVDYPKVGEDVLIRIPVCESFNIESGKYIGDGLFLGAWFDTRGKGKAYDVSHWMPLPAAPVPGGS; from the coding sequence ATGAATAATGAAGAGAAGCAGGCGCTTGAAGCAGAGATTAAAGCCATCCGCGAAGGTGGCGTTGACCTGCAATCACCACGGGCAGCTATTTACCTTGAGGCAATGGAGTATCAGTTAGAAGCCATGAAGGGTAAGCCTGATTACTTCATTCATCGGGTTGAAGTCTGTGATTCATACGGCCCTGACGTTGAGCTTCGTGCTTACAATAACTCGCTGGATGCCAGCAAATCCAAAGATGACCATGGCGGAGAAGTGGTTGAGGTATTTATCACCCCGCCAGCGAGTATCCCGGCACCGGATGGGTGGGTTAAGTGCGGCGTTGATTACCCGAAAGTCGGTGAGGATGTGTTGATACGCATTCCAGTTTGCGAGAGTTTCAACATAGAGAGCGGCAAATACATAGGTGATGGCCTGTTTCTCGGCGCTTGGTTTGACACCCGCGGCAAGGGGAAAGCATATGATGTATCGCACTGGATGCCTCTTCCAGCAGCCCCAGTGCCGGGAGGTAGCTAA
- a CDS encoding ead/Ea22-like family protein gives MSNLDELKELAQGATPGPWKSATDWERAAVYSVSDAAYPVGKRVVCSGNQNNHKRFNAEPWSGSDWNDAAFIAAANPAAVTELIERLEAAEARLDALAKQDPFMYGIMTANGDAHFEDFCVSSDPGLLEDEIWGWGNSLAHNEPNSRVVPLFTRPAPAVPVKLPDDETLREMIRTWNRAPTPKDAWPAMREVLRLNNAGVSDE, from the coding sequence ATGAGTAATCTGGATGAGCTGAAAGAGCTGGCACAGGGAGCAACCCCTGGCCCTTGGAAATCTGCCACTGATTGGGAAAGGGCCGCAGTCTACTCAGTCAGCGATGCTGCATACCCGGTAGGTAAGCGAGTGGTCTGCAGCGGGAACCAAAATAATCATAAACGGTTCAACGCAGAGCCTTGGTCTGGTTCCGACTGGAATGATGCAGCTTTCATTGCCGCTGCCAATCCCGCCGCAGTCACTGAGCTTATTGAGCGACTGGAAGCAGCAGAGGCCCGGCTTGATGCGCTGGCGAAGCAGGATCCGTTTATGTACGGAATTATGACGGCTAATGGTGACGCACACTTTGAAGATTTCTGCGTCAGTTCAGATCCGGGGTTGCTGGAAGATGAAATCTGGGGGTGGGGTAACAGCCTTGCGCATAATGAGCCAAATAGTCGCGTTGTTCCTCTTTTCACCCGCCCAGCACCAGCCGTGCCGGTTAAGTTGCCGGATGATGAAACGCTACGCGAAATGATCCGCACGTGGAATCGCGCCCCTACGCCTAAAGACGCCTGGCCCGCGATGCGGGAAGTGCTGCGCCTGAACAATGCCGGGGTGAGCGATGAATAA
- a CDS encoding zinc-finger-containing protein, with protein MILKCNYCGKDAALVTGKDIYPHRPDLYSLQFWSCLPCGAWVGCHKRSKAVPLGRLANAELRKAKSAAHAAFDPIWKSGSRSRRGAYDWLSKRLNIPFKDCHIGMFDTATCAEVVRICNAQEL; from the coding sequence ATGATATTGAAGTGCAATTACTGCGGCAAGGATGCTGCTCTCGTAACAGGAAAGGATATCTACCCTCACCGACCGGACCTTTACTCATTGCAGTTTTGGTCATGCCTACCCTGTGGCGCATGGGTTGGTTGTCATAAGCGCTCTAAGGCTGTCCCGCTGGGTAGGCTGGCAAATGCAGAATTGCGCAAGGCAAAGAGCGCAGCACATGCCGCATTCGACCCGATATGGAAGTCAGGTTCAAGGAGTCGCCGGGGAGCTTATGACTGGCTAAGCAAGCGGCTCAACATTCCTTTTAAAGATTGCCATATCGGCATGTTTGACACTGCGACCTGCGCTGAAGTGGTTCGCATCTGCAATGCACAGGAGCTATGA
- a CDS encoding ATP-binding protein — MKFEKAMRKKARLRLALTGPSGSGKTYSALLIAKGIGGKVAVIDTEKGSASLYSDVADFDVLELEPPFSPERFIEGINAAEQAGYDTIIIDSITHEWSGVGGCLELVDTIAKAKFRGNTWSAWSEINPRHRLFLDAILRTNMHVIATMRSKTETAQVEENGRKKVAKLGMKSEQRDGVEYEFTTVLDLVHESHHANSTKDRTKLFSNSDPMILSEDTGKKLLNWLESGVDPHEEALKHFTELATSAHSVEELKPAFEEAWRTLRGTEQQAKAKDVYDIRKGELEQAA; from the coding sequence ATGAAATTTGAAAAAGCCATGAGAAAGAAAGCCAGACTTAGGTTGGCTCTTACCGGGCCGAGCGGTTCAGGGAAAACTTACAGCGCATTGCTAATCGCCAAGGGAATTGGCGGGAAAGTAGCAGTAATCGACACCGAGAAAGGAAGCGCCTCGCTTTACTCAGATGTAGCTGATTTTGATGTGCTGGAACTTGAGCCGCCATTCAGTCCGGAGCGCTTCATTGAGGGCATTAATGCTGCTGAACAGGCCGGTTACGACACCATCATCATCGACAGCATCACGCATGAATGGAGTGGCGTTGGCGGCTGCCTGGAGCTGGTCGATACCATTGCTAAAGCGAAGTTTCGCGGAAACACCTGGTCAGCATGGAGCGAGATTAACCCGCGTCACCGACTGTTCCTCGACGCGATTCTGCGAACGAATATGCATGTGATCGCCACCATGCGCAGTAAAACGGAAACAGCGCAGGTTGAAGAGAATGGACGCAAGAAAGTAGCCAAGCTGGGCATGAAGTCTGAGCAGCGTGATGGCGTTGAATATGAGTTCACTACCGTGCTTGACCTGGTGCATGAGTCGCATCACGCCAACTCCACGAAGGACCGTACCAAGCTGTTCTCAAACTCAGACCCGATGATCCTCTCTGAGGATACTGGCAAGAAGCTTCTCAACTGGCTGGAGTCAGGAGTTGACCCGCACGAAGAGGCATTGAAGCACTTCACCGAACTGGCAACTTCAGCGCATTCAGTGGAAGAGCTTAAGCCGGCATTCGAAGAAGCCTGGCGAACCCTGCGCGGCACCGAGCAGCAAGCTAAAGCTAAGGATGTTTACGACATCCGTAAAGGCGAGCTGGAGCAAGCCGCCTAA
- a CDS encoding protease FtsH-inhibitory lysogeny factor CIII has product MQAFALAGATHMGGFNFNASQLDRIVRRIRSGWRSFIDALTSPGKP; this is encoded by the coding sequence ATGCAGGCATTCGCTTTAGCTGGGGCTACCCACATGGGTGGCTTCAATTTCAACGCATCTCAACTTGACCGAATCGTTAGGCGCATCCGCTCCGGCTGGCGCTCATTTATCGACGCATTAACCAGCCCAGGGAAGCCATAG